A portion of the Saimiri boliviensis isolate mSaiBol1 chromosome 1, mSaiBol1.pri, whole genome shotgun sequence genome contains these proteins:
- the SLC38A7 gene encoding sodium-coupled neutral amino acid transporter 7 translates to MAQVSINSDYSEWDLSTDAGERARLLQSPCVDTAPKSEWEASPGGPDRGTTSTLGAVFIVVNACLGAGLLNFPAAFSTAGGVAAGIALQMGMLVFIISGLVILAYCSQASNERTYQEVVWAVCGKLTGVLCEVAIAVYTFGTCIAFLIIIGDQQDKIIAVMAKEPEGASGPWYTDRKFTISLTAFLFILPLSIPREIGFQKYASFLSVVGTWYVTAIVIIKYIWPDKEMTPGDILTRPASWMAVFNAMPTICFGFQCHVSSVPVFNSMQRPEVKTWGGVVTAAMVIALAVYMGTGICGFLTFGAAVDPDVLLSYPSEDMAVAVARAFIILSVLTSYPILHFCGRAVVEGLWLRYQGVPVEEDVGRERRRRVLQTLVWFLLTLLLALFIPDIGKVISVIGGLAACFIFVFPGLCLIQAKLSEMEEVKPASWWVLVSYGVLLVTLGAFIFGQTTANAIFVDLLS, encoded by the exons ATGGCCCAGGTCAGCATCAACAGTGACTACAGCGAGTGGGACTTGAGCACAGATGCCGGGGAACGGGCCCGGCTGCTGCAGAGTCCCTGTGTGGACACAGCCCCCAAGAGTGAGTGGGAAGCCTCTCCTGGAGGTCCGGACAGAGGCACCACTTCCACACTTGGGGCCGTCTTCATCGTCGTCAACGCCTGCCTGGGCGCAGGGCTACTCAACTTCCCAGCAGCCTTCAGCACTGCAGGGGGTGTGGCAGCAGGCATTGCACTACAGATG GGCATGCTGGTTTTCATCATCAGTGGACTCGTCATCCTGGCCTACTGCTCCCAGGCCAGCAATGAGAGGACCTACCAGGAAGTGGTGTGGGCTGTGTGCGGCAAGCTGACAGGTGTGCTGTGCGAGGTGGCCATCGCTGTCTACACCTTTGGCACCTGCATCGCCTTCCTAATCATCATCGGGGACCAGCAGGACAAGA TTATAGCTGTGATGGCGAAAGAGCCGGAGGGGGCCAGCGGCCCTTGGTACACAGACCGCAAGTTCACCATCAGCCTCACTGCCTTCCTCTTCATCCTGCCCCTCTCCATCCCCAGGGAGATTGGCTTCCAGAAATATGCCAG CTTCCTGAGCGTCGTGGGTACCTGGTATGTCACAGCCATCGTTATCATCAAGTACATCTGGCCAGATAAAGAGATGACCCCAGGGGACATCCTGACCAG GCCGGCTTCCTGGATGGCTGTGTTCAATGCCATGCCCACCATCTGCTTTGGATTTCAG TGCCACGTCAGCAGTGTGCCCGTCTTCAACAGCATGCAGCGGCCCGAAGTGAAGACCTGGGGTGGAGTGGTGACAGCTGCCATGGTCATAGCCCTCGCTGTCTACATGGGGACAG GCATCTGTGGCTTCCTGACCTTTGGAGCTGCTGTGGATCCTGACGTGCTCCTGTCCTACCCCTCTGAGGACATGGCTGTGGCCGTTGCCCGAGCCTTCATCATCCTGAGTGTGCTCACCTCCTACCCCATCCTGCACTTCTGTGGGCG GGCGGTGGTGGAAGGCCTGTGGCTGCGCTACCAGGGGGTGCCAGTGGAGGAGGACGTGGGGCGGGAGCGGCGGCGGCGAGTGCTGCAGACACTGGTCTGGTTCCTGCTCACCCTGCTGCTGGCGCTCTTCATTCCTGACATCGGCAAGGTGATCTCAGTCATTGGAGGCCTGGCCGCCTGCTTCATCTTCGTCTTCCCAG GGCTGTGCCTCATTCAAGCCAAACTCTCTGAGATGGAGGAGGTCAAACCAGCCAG CTGGTGGGTGCTAGTCAGCTACGGAGTCCTCTTGGTCACCCTGGGAGCCTTCATCTTCGGTCAGACCACAGCCAACGCCATCTTTGTGGATCTCTTGTCataa